In a single window of the Acidobacteriaceae bacterium genome:
- a CDS encoding putative glycoside hydrolase, which produces MHPSSKNLLSLAAAFALSASCLAALAQNNSNSGTIRVLNSTTHQAVLDPVVTVNGKVLTASNGAYTLPAGTQSVMARAPGYRAVTVSAADIQNHHDAIELHPFTVHALYLSEYGIASSVLRNSAFDIIKRGGANALVVNIKSDHGQLVYPSAIPLAKQIGARNVTTIHSLSDLVNTAHAQNIYIIARIVTFKDMPLATSKPEDAVHLADGSLFHDREGLHWTDPFKPEVRAYNIAIAVEAAKAGFDEVQFDYVRFPDSTSKLIVSGPTDEDHRIEAISSFLGDAHAALVPYNVFLSADIFGYTFWNTNDTGIGQQLNHLVDKTDYLCPMLYPSGFAHGIPGHAKPVDNIDDIHSTVKLTLDRGIQRTDVNPLKLRPWLQAFRDYAFGGVVFGPDQVATQISAANADHTDGWSLWNPRNVYSGIGLIRDANASKDAALPVAEHASK; this is translated from the coding sequence ATGCACCCCTCCTCGAAGAATCTCCTCTCCCTCGCAGCAGCTTTCGCGCTGTCCGCCTCCTGCCTTGCCGCGCTTGCTCAGAACAACAGCAACTCCGGCACGATCCGCGTCCTCAACAGCACGACTCACCAGGCGGTGCTCGACCCCGTCGTTACTGTGAACGGCAAAGTCCTCACCGCCTCAAATGGCGCTTACACTCTTCCCGCCGGCACGCAGAGCGTCATGGCCCGCGCTCCCGGCTATCGCGCCGTCACGGTCTCCGCCGCTGACATCCAGAACCACCACGACGCCATCGAGCTCCATCCCTTCACCGTTCACGCGCTCTATCTCTCCGAGTACGGCATCGCCTCGTCTGTCCTTCGCAACTCCGCGTTCGACATCATCAAGCGTGGCGGCGCCAACGCCCTCGTCGTCAACATCAAGAGCGACCACGGCCAGCTCGTCTATCCCAGCGCCATCCCGCTCGCAAAACAGATCGGCGCGCGCAACGTCACCACCATCCACTCGCTGTCCGATCTCGTCAACACTGCGCACGCGCAAAACATCTACATCATCGCCCGCATCGTCACGTTCAAGGACATGCCGCTCGCCACTTCAAAGCCTGAAGACGCCGTCCACCTCGCAGACGGTTCGCTCTTCCATGACCGCGAAGGACTCCATTGGACCGACCCCTTCAAGCCCGAGGTCCGCGCCTACAACATCGCCATTGCCGTCGAAGCCGCCAAGGCCGGCTTTGACGAAGTCCAGTTCGACTACGTCCGCTTCCCCGACTCCACCAGCAAGCTCATCGTCAGCGGTCCCACCGACGAAGACCACCGCATCGAGGCCATTTCCAGCTTCCTCGGCGATGCCCACGCCGCCCTCGTTCCCTACAACGTCTTCCTCTCGGCAGACATCTTCGGCTACACCTTCTGGAACACCAACGACACCGGCATCGGCCAGCAGCTCAATCATCTCGTCGATAAGACCGACTACCTCTGCCCGATGCTCTACCCCTCCGGCTTCGCGCACGGCATTCCCGGCCACGCCAAGCCCGTCGACAACATCGACGACATCCATAGCACCGTCAAGCTCACGCTCGACCGCGGCATCCAGCGCACCGACGTGAACCCGCTCAAGCTCCGGCCCTGGCTGCAGGCCTTCCGCGATTACGCCTTCGGTGGCGTGGTCTTCGGGCCCGACCAGGTCGCCACCCAGATCTCCGCCGCCAACGCCGACCACACCGACGGCTGGTCGCTCTGGAATCCGCGCAACGTCTACAGCGGCATCGGTCTCATCCGCGACGCGAACGCAAGCAAAGACGCCGCACTCCCCGTCGCCGAACACGCGTCAAAGTAA
- a CDS encoding DUF885 domain-containing protein produces MRNLLFGCCLALVCPVVLGQAAPVADRVAQQNGLFEEYYQWGLKTSPERATSLGDYRYNNLLSQHSLKAIADEHAEQDVFLARLETISTDGMSEQDLLSHELMDRQLKQADVNYSLKNYEMPINQQNGIQTSLADLPLSVPLDSVQHYEDYIARLHQIPQALEQTTEVLRQGEKDGLMPPKLVLSLLPAQCDGIVAADPFLLPLKKFPASFSDADKQRLTAEMTKAANVDVLPAYRKFAAFLRDDYAPKGRDQLSIESLPDGKRRYAEAVKMMTTVEITPAEVHQLGLDEVKRITAEMTDLAQKQGYKDLASWRVAINSDPKWRPTSEQQIVDDFAKYIHQMEPKLPELFGLLPKSLVTVEPIPGFAKAESTHYVAGTPDGKRAGRVVVAVADPTSRTLVLDEAVAYHEGVPGHHMQISVAQQLKGLPKFRLRGGYSAYTEGWALYAEQLGKEVGFYQDPVSDYGRLNSELFRAVRLVVDTGIHDQGWTRQQVIDYMHANDVNDALAQTETDRYIAWPGQALAYKMGQLTILKLRSEAKAQLGTQFDIKAFHDEILNGGAMPLDLLQERVERWIKTQMPQNASLADASGAATAR; encoded by the coding sequence ATGCGAAATCTCTTGTTCGGTTGCTGCCTGGCACTGGTGTGCCCGGTTGTTCTGGGACAGGCTGCTCCGGTGGCGGATCGTGTGGCGCAGCAGAATGGGTTGTTTGAGGAGTACTACCAGTGGGGGCTGAAGACCTCGCCGGAGCGGGCGACTTCGCTGGGTGATTACCGGTACAACAACCTGCTGTCGCAGCACTCGCTGAAGGCGATTGCGGACGAGCATGCGGAGCAGGATGTGTTCCTGGCGCGGCTGGAGACGATTTCGACCGACGGGATGAGCGAGCAGGATCTGCTGAGCCATGAGCTGATGGACCGGCAACTGAAGCAGGCCGACGTGAACTACAGCCTGAAGAACTATGAGATGCCGATCAACCAGCAGAACGGAATTCAAACGTCGCTGGCAGACCTGCCGCTGAGCGTGCCACTGGATTCGGTGCAGCACTATGAGGACTACATTGCGAGGCTGCACCAGATTCCGCAGGCGCTGGAGCAGACGACGGAGGTTTTGCGGCAGGGCGAGAAGGATGGCCTGATGCCGCCGAAGCTGGTTCTCTCGCTGCTGCCGGCGCAGTGTGATGGGATCGTGGCGGCGGATCCGTTTCTTCTGCCACTGAAGAAGTTTCCGGCCAGCTTCTCTGACGCGGACAAGCAAAGGCTCACGGCAGAGATGACGAAGGCGGCGAATGTGGATGTGCTGCCGGCTTATCGAAAGTTTGCAGCGTTTCTGCGCGACGACTATGCGCCGAAGGGACGTGACCAGCTTTCGATTGAGAGCCTGCCGGACGGAAAGAGGCGCTACGCCGAGGCCGTGAAGATGATGACGACGGTAGAAATCACGCCGGCGGAGGTTCATCAGCTCGGACTGGATGAGGTGAAGCGGATTACGGCGGAGATGACGGATCTCGCGCAGAAGCAGGGCTATAAGGACCTGGCGAGTTGGCGGGTGGCAATCAACAGCGACCCGAAGTGGAGGCCGACGAGCGAGCAGCAGATTGTGGATGATTTTGCGAAGTACATCCACCAGATGGAGCCGAAGCTGCCGGAGCTGTTCGGGCTGCTGCCGAAGTCGCTGGTGACGGTCGAGCCGATTCCGGGGTTTGCGAAGGCGGAGTCGACGCACTATGTTGCCGGGACGCCGGACGGCAAGCGCGCGGGACGCGTTGTTGTGGCGGTGGCTGATCCGACGAGCCGGACACTAGTGCTGGACGAGGCAGTGGCGTATCACGAGGGTGTGCCCGGACATCACATGCAGATCAGCGTGGCTCAGCAACTGAAGGGGCTGCCGAAGTTCCGGTTGCGTGGAGGGTACTCGGCGTACACGGAGGGATGGGCGCTGTATGCGGAGCAGTTGGGCAAGGAGGTCGGGTTTTACCAGGATCCGGTGTCGGATTACGGGCGACTGAACTCGGAGCTGTTTCGCGCGGTGCGGCTGGTGGTCGACACGGGGATTCATGATCAGGGATGGACGCGTCAACAGGTGATCGACTACATGCACGCGAATGATGTGAACGATGCGCTGGCGCAGACCGAGACGGACCGGTACATCGCGTGGCCGGGGCAGGCGCTGGCTTATAAGATGGGCCAGCTGACGATTCTGAAGCTGCGCAGCGAAGCGAAGGCGCAGTTGGGAACGCAGTTCGACATCAAGGCATTTCACGATGAGATTCTGAACGGCGGAGCGATGCCGCTGGACCTGCTGCAGGAGCGCGTGGAGCGGTGGATCAAGACACAGATGCCGCAGAATGCGAGCCTCGCCGATGCCAGCGGTGCAGCAACGGCGCGCTAA